The genomic window gggctgcgggaggagggggaggccggagggaggaggaggaggaggaggtgggtagAGGCTGAAGGCCCCCGccggggtggggagaggggatgctgggcacccccagggcgctgcggggctCAGGGGGGGCTGCGCATGGCGAAGGatggaaggagggagagggatggagggagggatggagggagagggaaggaggggagggcgAGAGCTGGcagccgcctcctcctcctcttcctcctcctcctcctcctcctccttctttgcAGCCTGAGCCCGGACCGCTCCTCGCTGCCGCTTTCCTCCCGCACAGCTCCCTCTGCCTGTCTCCCCACGAAGCTCCTCCGGGCCTTGCCGCTGCCATGCGGCCTCATCCTGCGCCCCCCCTGCCTGCCATTCCCCTCCTGTGCCCCCCAAAGCCATGCCCTTGCCCCTGGCAGGTTCTGCTTGGCATCACCCCGGAGCATCCCCTCCAGGCGTGGGCACCCGCACGGCTCCGTCCCCACCCGGTCCTGGTCCTGGTCCGGTCCCCGAGCTCCAGGGTTTGGTCCCTGGTTTGGTTCTGATCCAGAAATCTGAGAACCTCAGCGTGGTGCTGAGCCAGGTTCCCAAACACCACGGGATGATCCCCAGCTCTGAGCGCCTTGGCTAGGTCCTTGGCTTCATCCTCACCCAGTCCCCAAACACCCCGGTCCAGTCCCCAGCTGGTCCCCGAACACCTCAGCTTGGTCCTGGTCCTGTCCCCAAATATCTCATCTTGGCCCCCAGTGGGGTCCCGATCCCGTCCCCAAGCACCCCCGCGTGGTTCCTGGTGCTGGAGCCACCCAGCACCAAAATATTTCATCCTCTCTGGTGGGGACGTGGCTTTGGATGCAGGTGGAGATGGCAGCGTGGGACCAGGGTGCTGCCAGCTGGGGGGGACAAGTGgccgtccccatccccgggCAGCcctggggtttggggtgccccGGCTGGAGCTCTGCCCTCGCAGAGCTTTTGGGGCCAGCATCAACAACAGATGGACTTTGGGGTTAATCAAGGCCTCGTGTGTCTTGCACGGTGTGGAAGGTTCTTGTTATTTTATTCCccaagaaaaatgcatttttttttcctggtgccCAGGGCCCTCCGCATCCCACGGGGCTCGCAGGTTCGATGGCAGCAGAGGAGAAGGGTGGGATTCCTCCCCGCAGGTTTTGGTGTGAATTTGGGGGAGATTGGGGGTGCCGAGCGTTGTTAAAGCAAAACTGGCAGCTGGGGGGACGTGGTGTGTGTGTCCCCCTGGTGTGGCACCGCTGTTGGTGCCATCAGAGCTCTGATCCTATGGCGAAAACACTCTCAGGGCCAGGTCCGGGGGGGTATTTAGGAACTCCCCCTCCTCCAGGTTTCCCTCTGACCCCTTCCAGCAGGACtggccccatcccagccccggaggcagccccgggggcccccatccccatccctccccatctcccccccgTGGTGTAGGGCTGCACGTTCTCCTCCCCAGGGTGTTTTGGGGACAGATCCCTGCTTTTCTGGCCTGGGAGAGGGCAGAAAAACAACCTCAAGCCCTGAGCTCCAAAGAGTTTTTTTTGCTGGGCTGCATTTTTCCCAGTTTCTTCTGggatttctttcttccccctttgCCCAAGCCTCTCTGGGGCCAAGGGGACATTTCCACCGACACCCCCACGATGTCCGTGCCTCCTTCCCTTCATCCCACCCCAGCCACGGGGACCTGGCAGGATGGGGACCTGAGGCTGAGCTGGCTGCGGGGCTCCAAGTAGGACAAATCCCTCCAGGAGCAGGATTTGGCCGCTGCCCAGGGCCGCCCAGCATCCGTGGCCCCGGCACTCCTTGCAAAACGAGCCCAGAGCCACTGTCCTCTTTTCGGGGGCCTTTTTCCCGTTCCATTTGGGGACAGGACCCTTCTCCCGGGACGAGCTGCCCGCCTTGGGGTAAGGGATGAAGCCCACCAGCTCCCCCGCTGATGGATTTTCCCTCCCTGCTAATTATTTGGGCACCTTTTGGCAGCTAAAGgtgaaaacacagcagaaattcCCGCTGCCGCTGGGCGCCGCGCGGTTTCGGCAGGCAGAGAGCGAGCTCGGCGAGGCCTCAGGTTCAGAACAAAcctttaattagaaaaaatagaCACGCTTCTCTAATATCCCCTGctcacaaagaggaaaaaattcgTCATAACAACCACATCAACCTTTCCAAAGGGACCCCTGCCGCGACTGGCAGGCGGTGGCCGCGTCCCGTCCCCGGGAGGGGGGAGAGGTGCTCGTTTACACCATTTACTCCACGCCAGGAGTAAATCACGGCCCGGGTGCTGCAAAAGCACCCCATAACCGGGCTGTCCGTGGGTTTAGGACGTCTGAGTGGCGATTCCTTTCTGTACACCTTTTGGCACGGGTGCAGAGCGTGGCCCAGCACCTCCTCGGCCCTCTCCTTGCGCCGCTCTCCTCCTGGCACAGCCGGGCACGGGCTCGCCGTCCTCTCCGGGGGCCACCCCAAGGtgttcccagcccagctcttccCCCGGATGCtcagggggggggtccccatttTGGGAAAACGCCGCCTCGCAGCGCTCAACGCGGGGGCTTCACAGCGTCCCGAAGGAGAGCCCCACTGAGAAGAAACCCAAGCCTTTGAGCTTCTCCTCCGTCCTCGCTTTCTGCTTCAGGTGGACTTTGCTGTGCCGCTTCTTCTCGTCGCTGCGGGCGAAGCGGCGGCCGCAGGTGTCGCAGGAGAAGGGCTTCTCGCCCGTGTGGGTGCGGATGTGGGTGGTGAGGTGGTCGCTGCGGCTGAAATTCCTCAGGCAGATGCGGCACTGGAAAGGTTTGTGGCCCGTGTGGATGCGCAGGTGCCGGTTGAGCTCGTCGGAGCGGGCGAAGCTCCGCACGCAGTTCTCCACCGGGCAAGCGAAGGCTTTCTCGTGGGGTTTGGGGCAGAAGCATTTGGAAGAGCACTTGGTGCGCCGAGGCTTCTTTTTGGGCTCGGCTAAggccggcggggcggcgggcagcaGCGAGGGGATGGAGGCCGGGGCCGGGTGGCCCAAAAAGTCCGCGGGAGGGACGGAGGGCgaggggtgggggtggaggaGCTCGCCGGAGCTCAGCAGAGCCGGCAGCACTTCGGGCTGAGCCAAGGAGGAGTCGAAATccggcaggagctggggggcgAGGTTGTGGAGCTTGGGGTCGCCGAAGTCGCCGCCGCGGGCTGGGAAGTTTTCGGGCTCGCAGCCGAATCCCAAAGCGGCTCCGGGGAAGCAGCCGGGGTCCTCGGCGAGGCTGCTGAGCTCCGACTGGCAGCTGACGGCCAGCACGTTTTCCATCTTGGAGCCCAGCGGGTGGAACATGGCCTGGCCGCTCTCCCCAGCCGGGAAGGTCTCGGGGGAATGGTAGCCAGCGGGCAAGTAGGTTTGGGGTTGGGCCATGGGTTCCCACTGGGCGCAGGAGGCTTTGAACTTCTCCAGGGACGGCGAGCCAGGGGGCAGCTTGATGTCCTGCTTGGTGTCCAGGAGCTTGGGCTCGAAGAAGCACTGCGAGGGGCTCCCCAaagagggctggggctgcagggggtgcGTGGCCTCGGTGGCGGGGAAGGTGCCGTAG from Anas acuta chromosome 4, bAnaAcu1.1, whole genome shotgun sequence includes these protein-coding regions:
- the EGR4 gene encoding early growth response protein 4; the encoded protein is MLNVMDFSCPDPLYSKYEESCEMKAGELQGLGQPEQQLLAEAEFLGGELLGAPVSGGAADYPPPGSQPSPSLSYTGSFFIKAVPEHPQDQESLFNLMSGILGISPFAPSEGHQRHPDALYPCPEVSPNQLELYAGCQPDISGPVPAPFGEQGYGTFPATEATHPLQPQPSLGSPSQCFFEPKLLDTKQDIKLPPGSPSLEKFKASCAQWEPMAQPQTYLPAGYHSPETFPAGESGQAMFHPLGSKMENVLAVSCQSELSSLAEDPGCFPGAALGFGCEPENFPARGGDFGDPKLHNLAPQLLPDFDSSLAQPEVLPALLSSGELLHPHPSPSVPPADFLGHPAPASIPSLLPAAPPALAEPKKKPRRTKCSSKCFCPKPHEKAFACPVENCVRSFARSDELNRHLRIHTGHKPFQCRICLRNFSRSDHLTTHIRTHTGEKPFSCDTCGRRFARSDEKKRHSKVHLKQKARTEEKLKGLGFFSVGLSFGTL